A portion of the Paenibacillus marchantiae genome contains these proteins:
- a CDS encoding carbohydrate ABC transporter permease, producing the protein MNTNNRSRRGVSDKLYKGFIYVILIALAILILIPVLWAFMASIKQDSEFYGSPWALPAGMHLQNFADAWLKAKMGSFMLNSVLVTVIALVLLLIVALPASYVLSRFKFRGNGFWNMMFMAGLFINVNYIIVPIFLMLNNGDKMLRGILGHPFLLNNLFVLAVVYAAMALPFTIYLMSGYFKSLPKEFEEAASVDGAGYFRTMVQVIMPMAKPSIVTVILFNFLSYWNEYIISMTLLTKPTLKTLPVGLMNLMAAQKSAVQYGQMYAGLVLVMLPTLIIYILVQKKLTQGMTMGGLKG; encoded by the coding sequence ATGAATACAAACAACCGCTCACGGAGAGGTGTTAGCGACAAATTATATAAAGGCTTCATTTACGTGATACTGATCGCTTTAGCTATTCTCATCCTCATCCCTGTTCTATGGGCATTCATGGCCTCCATCAAACAAGACAGTGAGTTTTACGGCAGTCCCTGGGCACTACCAGCCGGGATGCATTTACAGAACTTTGCTGATGCATGGCTCAAGGCAAAAATGGGTTCTTTTATGCTCAATTCCGTATTGGTGACGGTAATCGCACTGGTGCTTCTACTTATTGTGGCATTGCCTGCGTCCTATGTACTTTCTCGTTTTAAATTTAGAGGGAACGGATTCTGGAATATGATGTTTATGGCGGGTTTGTTTATTAATGTAAACTATATCATTGTTCCTATCTTTCTGATGCTTAATAACGGCGACAAGATGCTCCGCGGCATACTGGGACACCCTTTTTTGCTGAACAACCTGTTTGTTCTCGCGGTGGTTTATGCTGCGATGGCACTGCCATTTACGATCTATCTCATGTCGGGATATTTTAAATCGCTGCCCAAAGAATTTGAGGAAGCGGCCTCGGTGGACGGTGCTGGCTATTTTCGTACTATGGTGCAAGTCATTATGCCTATGGCCAAACCCAGTATCGTAACGGTTATTCTGTTCAATTTCCTGTCCTACTGGAACGAATATATTATCTCTATGACGCTCCTAACCAAACCGACCCTGAAGACATTACCTGTCGGCTTAATGAACCTGATGGCGGCGCAAAAATCCGCAGTTCAGTATGGTCAGATGTATGCAGGTCTGGTGCTGGTCATGCTTCCAACCTTGATTATATATATTCTGGTACAAAAAAAGCTAACCCAAGGTATGACGATGGGCGGGCTGAAAGGATAA
- a CDS encoding carbohydrate ABC transporter substrate-binding protein, translating into MKKILSLAITAALTLSLAACGSSSENGSNSTKDSTGTNSATSTEQRTLKLAALETAYGADVWKEITAAFESANPGVKVETTIDKNIEDVIGPGMKSGEFPDVIHLATGQPKGLTETFVKDNNLTDLSDVLSMTIPGESVTVKDKLIPGFTDTTITNPYNDGKTYLMPMFYSPTGLFYNEGLFEQKGWKVPTTWDEMWALGDQAKAEGISLFAYPTSGYFDSFFYALLNEVGSADFFTKVTHYNEGIWQTPEAQQTVELIGKLATYTEKTVPANANKDNFTKNQQLILDNKALFMPNGTWVVGEMSKAPRAEGFKWGFTALPAIKDGGDRYSYTFFEQIWIPAKAENADLAKQFIAYLYSDEAAAIFAKVGAIQPIKGMSDKLDGDNMLFYSIYDNGAKAAMGAFATTDPVEGVNISDAVFASIDSLVTGAKTQQQWVEGIIKASDALRGALK; encoded by the coding sequence ATGAAAAAAATTCTTAGCCTTGCGATCACGGCAGCATTGACTCTTAGCTTGGCAGCCTGCGGCAGCTCTTCTGAAAATGGCTCTAATTCAACAAAGGATTCAACCGGCACGAACTCGGCAACATCTACGGAACAACGTACTCTTAAGCTAGCTGCTTTGGAAACCGCTTACGGGGCTGATGTATGGAAAGAAATTACGGCTGCCTTCGAAAGCGCCAACCCTGGCGTGAAAGTCGAAACGACGATTGACAAAAATATTGAAGATGTCATTGGACCCGGCATGAAATCTGGTGAGTTTCCTGATGTTATCCATTTGGCAACGGGCCAGCCGAAGGGCTTGACTGAAACCTTTGTCAAAGATAATAACCTAACTGACCTTTCAGATGTGCTGTCCATGACCATACCCGGCGAAAGTGTAACCGTCAAGGATAAGCTGATTCCAGGCTTCACTGATACAACGATCACGAATCCGTATAACGATGGAAAGACCTATCTCATGCCTATGTTCTACAGCCCTACCGGTTTGTTTTATAACGAGGGTTTATTTGAACAAAAAGGTTGGAAAGTTCCTACGACTTGGGACGAAATGTGGGCTCTAGGTGATCAAGCTAAAGCCGAGGGTATTTCACTATTTGCTTATCCGACGTCAGGTTACTTTGACTCTTTCTTCTATGCTTTGCTCAACGAGGTGGGCAGCGCGGATTTCTTCACTAAAGTGACGCATTACAACGAAGGCATTTGGCAAACCCCAGAAGCTCAACAAACGGTTGAACTGATCGGTAAACTGGCTACTTACACCGAAAAAACGGTTCCCGCAAATGCCAACAAAGATAACTTTACCAAAAACCAACAACTGATTCTGGACAATAAAGCACTCTTCATGCCTAACGGTACTTGGGTCGTTGGCGAAATGAGCAAAGCTCCGCGAGCAGAAGGCTTCAAATGGGGCTTCACAGCTCTTCCGGCAATAAAAGACGGTGGCGACCGTTATTCGTATACCTTCTTCGAACAAATTTGGATTCCTGCCAAAGCGGAAAACGCAGATCTGGCAAAACAATTTATTGCTTATCTTTATTCCGATGAGGCAGCAGCCATTTTTGCAAAGGTTGGCGCGATTCAACCGATCAAAGGTATGTCCGACAAATTGGATGGAGACAACATGCTTTTCTACAGCATCTATGACAATGGGGCAAAGGCTGCTATGGGTGCATTTGCAACAACAGACCCTGTCGAAGGGGTGAATATATCGGATGCAGTGTTTGCTTCCATTGACTCCCTTGTCACAGGTGCTAAAACACAGCAACAGTGGGTTGAGGGAATCATTAAAGCAAGCGACGCCTTGCGGGGAGCATTGAAATAA
- the gnpA gene encoding 1,3-beta-galactosyl-N-acetylhexosamine phosphorylase, with protein MSTKRGRVTIPTDLDVIPQTLEIMKRWGADAVRDCDGTDFPAELRDIDAKVYSTYYTTRKDNVWANANPEEIQQMYLMTPIHTAEGQSISISLMKGIYPDMLKVNCRDDIQRWWEVIDRTTGEVVPTEQWSYDDKIGDVTITTQPFHDYTVSFLAYIMWDPVHMYNAVTNEWKDVEHQITFDVRQPKTRKYTMERIRKFIEDHPYVNVIRYTTFFHQFTLVFDELAREKYVDWYGYSASVSPYILEQFEEEIGYRFRPEFIIDQGYYNNTYRIPTKEFRDFQAFQRREVASLAKEMVDITHECGKEAMMFLGDHWIGTEPFMEEFASIGLDAVVGSVGNGSTLRLISDIPGVQYTEGRFLPYFFPDTFHTGGDPVKEAKVNWVTARRAILRKPIDRIGYGGYLKLALDFPEFIDYVESVTDEFRTLYDNVQGTSPYCVKSVAVLNCWGKMRAWGNHMVHHALYYKQNYSYAGIIEALSGAPFEVSFISFDDIKENPSVLDDIDVILNVGDADTAYTGGEWWLDTDIVTAVKRFVYEGGGFIGVGEPTAHQANGRFFQLANILGVEEERGFTLGYDKYNWDEHEHFITADCKINPDGSKEINFGEGKKNIFALEDTTILRQTDKEVQLAVNEFGDGRSVYISGLPYCFENSRLLYRAILWSAHSDQELNSWFSENYNVEVHAYVEKDKFCVVNNTYEPQETVVYRGDGSSFSLKLDANEIKWYEI; from the coding sequence ATGAGTACAAAAAGAGGACGTGTAACGATCCCTACTGATTTAGACGTTATTCCGCAAACCCTGGAGATCATGAAACGCTGGGGAGCCGACGCTGTACGTGATTGTGATGGAACTGACTTTCCCGCCGAACTGCGGGATATCGATGCCAAGGTCTATTCCACTTATTATACAACCCGTAAGGATAACGTATGGGCTAATGCCAACCCTGAAGAGATTCAACAAATGTATTTGATGACTCCCATTCATACGGCTGAAGGCCAAAGCATTTCCATTTCCCTTATGAAGGGGATTTATCCCGACATGCTCAAAGTGAATTGTCGCGACGATATTCAGCGCTGGTGGGAAGTCATCGATCGTACAACCGGAGAGGTCGTTCCGACCGAACAATGGAGCTATGACGACAAAATCGGCGATGTCACCATCACAACCCAGCCGTTCCATGACTATACCGTTAGTTTTTTGGCTTATATTATGTGGGATCCGGTTCATATGTACAATGCGGTCACCAATGAATGGAAAGATGTCGAGCATCAAATTACCTTTGATGTTCGTCAACCGAAGACTCGTAAGTATACGATGGAGCGAATTCGCAAGTTTATCGAAGATCATCCTTATGTCAATGTGATTCGCTATACAACCTTCTTCCACCAATTCACCTTGGTTTTTGATGAGCTCGCTCGTGAAAAATATGTGGACTGGTACGGCTATTCAGCCTCAGTTAGCCCTTATATCCTCGAACAGTTTGAGGAAGAGATCGGGTACAGGTTCAGACCTGAATTTATTATCGACCAAGGATACTACAATAACACCTATCGAATACCTACGAAAGAGTTCCGTGATTTTCAAGCATTCCAGCGTCGGGAAGTGGCGAGCCTTGCCAAAGAAATGGTCGATATTACCCACGAATGTGGTAAGGAGGCCATGATGTTCCTGGGTGATCATTGGATCGGCACAGAGCCTTTCATGGAGGAATTTGCATCAATCGGTCTGGATGCCGTAGTTGGCAGTGTAGGAAACGGTTCAACACTAAGGCTGATCAGCGATATCCCGGGCGTGCAATATACGGAAGGCCGTTTCTTACCTTACTTTTTCCCGGATACCTTTCATACAGGCGGGGACCCCGTAAAGGAAGCCAAAGTAAATTGGGTCACCGCGCGACGTGCGATTCTCCGCAAACCGATCGATCGGATCGGCTACGGCGGATATCTTAAGCTAGCCCTTGATTTTCCCGAGTTTATTGATTATGTAGAAAGCGTTACGGATGAGTTCCGTACGCTCTATGACAATGTACAGGGAACCTCGCCGTATTGCGTCAAGTCAGTAGCCGTGCTCAACTGTTGGGGCAAAATGCGGGCCTGGGGGAACCATATGGTCCATCATGCACTTTATTACAAGCAAAATTACAGTTATGCCGGTATTATTGAAGCTCTCTCTGGTGCACCTTTCGAAGTGAGCTTCATCAGCTTCGACGATATCAAAGAAAATCCTTCCGTTTTAGATGATATTGACGTCATATTAAACGTCGGAGATGCAGATACGGCCTATACGGGTGGAGAATGGTGGCTGGATACGGATATTGTTACCGCCGTAAAAAGGTTTGTTTATGAAGGCGGTGGATTTATCGGTGTTGGCGAACCCACAGCGCATCAGGCGAATGGGCGCTTTTTCCAACTGGCCAACATCCTCGGTGTAGAGGAAGAACGTGGCTTTACGCTGGGTTATGATAAATATAACTGGGATGAGCATGAACATTTCATTACGGCAGATTGTAAAATCAATCCGGATGGAAGCAAGGAAATCAACTTTGGAGAAGGCAAAAAAAATATTTTTGCCCTTGAAGATACTACGATTCTCCGTCAAACGGACAAGGAAGTTCAACTTGCGGTGAACGAATTCGGCGACGGGCGAAGCGTATATATAAGCGGTTTACCATATTGCTTCGAGAATAGCCGCTTGCTGTACCGTGCGATCCTCTGGAGCGCCCACAGCGATCAGGAGCTGAACAGCTGGTTCAGTGAGAACTATAATGTTGAGGTTCATGCTTATGTGGAAAAGGACAAATTCTGCGTCGTGAATAATACGTATGAGCCACAGGAAACAGTCGTTTACCGCGGTGATGGCTCCAGCTTCTCACTGAAGCTGGATGCAAATGAGATCAAGTGGTACGAAATATAA
- a CDS encoding carbohydrate ABC transporter permease, with the protein MDMKKGRGRFIFFCLAPAVLLFAIFLLIPTIDVFRMSLYKWGGYTDNKTFVGLQNFNRLFHSDKFYQTFQNSVLLIVLVTIVTFALALLFASMLTREKLKGQNVLRVIFYIPNILSVVVISAIFSAIYDPNSGLLNSLLKLFRGLQAEPVLWLGDQKMVIFSLAGAMIWQAIGYYMVMYMASMANIPESLYESAGLEGAGRMAQFFQITIPLIWTNIRTTLTFFIISTINMSFLFVMTMTSGGPDGATEVFLSYMYKEAYTNSSYGYGMAIGVIVFLFSFALAGILNAVTRREHLEF; encoded by the coding sequence ATGGATATGAAAAAAGGAAGAGGACGTTTTATCTTCTTCTGTCTAGCACCCGCCGTCCTCCTTTTTGCAATTTTCTTACTTATTCCTACGATCGATGTCTTTCGGATGTCATTGTACAAGTGGGGCGGCTATACCGATAACAAAACCTTCGTAGGTTTGCAGAATTTCAATAGACTGTTTCATAGCGATAAGTTTTATCAGACCTTTCAAAATAGTGTTCTGCTCATTGTTCTGGTTACAATCGTGACCTTTGCTCTGGCACTTCTGTTTGCATCGATGCTCACACGTGAAAAACTCAAAGGGCAAAATGTTTTACGCGTAATCTTCTATATTCCTAACATTCTGTCTGTGGTTGTCATCAGTGCAATCTTCTCAGCAATTTACGATCCGAACAGTGGGCTTTTGAATTCATTGTTAAAGCTATTTCGAGGGTTACAAGCAGAGCCTGTCCTATGGCTAGGAGATCAGAAAATGGTTATTTTTAGTCTTGCAGGCGCTATGATCTGGCAGGCCATCGGCTATTACATGGTGATGTATATGGCTAGTATGGCCAACATTCCAGAGAGCTTATATGAATCGGCAGGACTTGAGGGGGCAGGGCGAATGGCTCAGTTTTTCCAGATAACCATTCCGTTAATCTGGACGAACATACGGACGACGCTCACCTTTTTCATCATCAGTACGATTAACATGAGTTTCTTGTTCGTGATGACGATGACAAGCGGCGGTCCAGACGGTGCCACCGAAGTGTTCCTCAGTTATATGTATAAAGAAGCTTATACTAATTCCTCTTATGGCTATGGGATGGCCATCGGTGTAATTGTGTTCCTGTTCTCGTTTGCGCTTGCTGGGATACTAAACGCAGTTACCAGACGAGAGCATTTGGAATTTTAG
- a CDS encoding DUF6903 family protein: MMEDSTKNYLRNLLMLIVFIVGIGLVIVGQKNIGAPGLGLMLLGLAMLIGLLWLYNRKYK; encoded by the coding sequence ATGATGGAAGACTCTACAAAGAATTATTTGCGTAATTTGTTGATGCTGATTGTTTTTATCGTCGGTATCGGATTGGTCATTGTCGGCCAAAAGAACATTGGAGCTCCCGGACTAGGTCTCATGTTGCTTGGGCTCGCTATGCTGATCGGTCTGCTATGGCTATATAACCGAAAATATAAATAG
- a CDS encoding AraC family transcriptional regulator, translating to MGNVRYWLPGKGRGEIPAKLIYVSTSIYEGDWFSIRHSHNFAELFYVRSGRGNFIVEDEIFSVQQDDLVIVNPNVEHTEVSIGSDPLEYVVLGVEGMSFDFGKQSGTRNHEIINYSKQRNELLLYFNAMLSETENKNENYEDVCQNLLEIVIISLMRRSGHPFSVVTTQRADKICSRIKRHIDSNYAEEISLHSLAEKAHISKYYLAHTFAKYYGMSPINYLNEVRIRASKELLETTDLSIAQVAESTGFSSQSYFSQNFRRCCGLTPSGYRLQTKK from the coding sequence ATGGGAAATGTACGCTATTGGCTTCCCGGAAAGGGACGTGGAGAGATTCCCGCAAAGCTAATCTATGTTAGCACTTCCATTTATGAAGGAGATTGGTTCAGCATTCGTCATTCTCATAACTTCGCGGAGCTGTTTTATGTCCGAAGTGGACGAGGGAATTTCATCGTAGAGGATGAGATTTTTTCGGTGCAGCAGGACGATCTTGTCATCGTGAACCCGAACGTAGAGCATACCGAAGTATCCATTGGGAGTGACCCTTTGGAGTATGTAGTGCTTGGGGTTGAGGGGATGAGTTTTGATTTTGGAAAGCAAAGTGGAACCCGTAATCATGAAATTATCAATTATTCAAAACAGAGGAATGAACTCTTGTTGTATTTCAACGCTATGCTCTCGGAAACCGAAAACAAGAATGAGAACTATGAGGACGTCTGTCAAAACTTACTTGAGATTGTAATCATTAGTTTAATGCGAAGATCTGGTCATCCCTTCTCTGTTGTAACCACGCAAAGGGCTGACAAGATATGCAGTCGGATTAAGCGACATATTGACTCGAACTATGCGGAGGAAATCTCGCTCCACTCTCTGGCAGAAAAGGCGCATATCAGCAAATATTATCTGGCACATACTTTTGCTAAATATTACGGTATGTCACCTATTAATTATCTCAATGAGGTCAGGATTCGTGCGAGCAAGGAGCTACTAGAAACCACAGATCTTTCCATTGCTCAAGTTGCGGAATCCACTGGTTTTTCCTCTCAAAGCTACTTCTCACAAAATTTCCGCCGGTGCTGTGGCCTAACTCCAAGCGGTTATCGTCTTCAGACAAAAAAATGA